The Cataglyphis hispanica isolate Lineage 1 chromosome 5, ULB_Chis1_1.0, whole genome shotgun sequence genome has a segment encoding these proteins:
- the LOC126849662 gene encoding uncharacterized protein LOC126849662: MMDPATVITLCKENIQPLRYGRNVTQLGTALRAQEDADAQQLLLQEKQMYEDAIKNYEGDDPLENWYDYILWVEQSYPKSGHESHIGRLLQQCLAIFEKETKYHQDRRYIRLWINYISMQKNPLELYQLLHRNGIGTRVADMYRAWAFELEQNGDDKRADEVYFMGLSVHAEPYDELSHAHQNFQFAVARKTLGREERNDVLLFEQRQAFSSLRAIRAGKRIGSIRTGHRVREYYPGVVPQISASNTKPNSKLQIYQDDTPGEIKSSSILDHVPIEDSVHKENTIKPGPWNSGNKKGPLIASTIKTGFKIHEDQSDDADMEKIKLFPNHIAFCDGSKCHDNLRVPVYVADAIDPNIVQKPHYPKELVYTDNVDRSMEEIRAQLYFERRAQLLENKHEISMICLRETDGESQPQLSNYENLYHLQEIEEQKLNHQRREAEISRQRLQAEQQELQRQQYEIENQVLETQRQEAERRELERLEAEKLEAQRIEAELNTQRKLQSSNQFIHQHHTLSLAADAEEHLLGQSLTVNTKEAISVVQGLWQSPDTTMRFRNHPVAPRIVDSRNKLPFDIHMDSSMTQHAMSSNKLHHQGYNMQVYNDQENHQSYHAQHHSYSDQEQHVGYANHSLQNSYYQIQQHHDHQAQQSQHHPRQHHSQHHQQQQQHQMISPHQQMHSVHHQSLSHSQHLQASHGQMPHHQPHIHHHQSSHNQHILHSQQPQHQHMQHIQHPVYGNMLPTDIGYQQYPTSMEAPAMLQQDIEPQKQLHFSPYNDPDIEPSKPYRMPPELPYIKSPGMNRKDIKYLESAEDKENAIVVDYNGPLEENMIPKLDENNLYIDESLGITPLSTINETCYTEAFNTHLTTSTPMTNHFKPSYRMKDDLQFPNQNAIQPIAETPNAEGDDKLSVILESTREYVSSSSGSTKTTGLTFGLTREDMAPIKEQSVDTIEDEESNEALLSTNQLYEQKLHAQIQAVHAQSPRTVQRNVDQITSEIQNNCDLRKSINLQFNNEEENSKKINTMDCEEHEPMEQIEEELPFEFPSKDINPFDKNLIAGLLKKIKFPQSQHADGYTKIDTNLNKLVPSTMITLGTEAYDLEKCLGKGMYGTVFKAVNLQTGETVALKTQKPAWIWEYYIVREIKARLTNPHMLRGFMDVTMAYVANNGSVLVSEYSKFGTLLAVTNQIKIATGKPLMEPLAIFFTIEMLQIVEYLHNCQIIHGDIKPDNFLLMRLPTQDVRPTIQLIDFGCSIDMKLLPENTTFTQVIKTEDFTCIEMQTGRPWTYQTDLYCLAATSHCLLFGNYMKVSNVGGRWFIASKLPRYAKKDAWEQFFTELLNIECCEKMPNLAKLRNMMEETLAKMPEAQTKFRTFVNILNKR; encoded by the exons ATGATGGATCCTGCGACAGTGATAACTCTCTGCAAAGAGAATATCCAGCCGTTAAGGTACGGGCGGAATGTCACGCAATTGGGAACCGCATTGAGAGCGCAGGAAGACGCGGATGCGCAGCAGTTGTTACTACAGGAAAAACA aatgtaTGAGGATGCAATTAAGAATTACGAAGGAGATGATCCTCTGGAAAATTGGTACGATTATATTCTCTGGGTAGAACAGAGTTATCCAAAAAGTGGGCACGAATCCCATATTGGAAGATTGTTGCAACAGTGTCTAGCGATATTTGAGAAAGAGACCAAATATCATCAAGATCGTAGATATATACGTTTGTGGATTAATTAT ATAAGTATGCAGAAAAATCCATTAGAATTATACCAATTGCTGCATCGCAATGGTATTGGAACTAGAGTGGCGGACATGTACAGGGCCTGGGCTTTCGAATTGGAACAGAACGGGGATGATAAACGAGCGGATGAAGTTTATTTTATGGGACTATCTGTTCATGCAGAACCATATGATGAATTGAGTCACGCTCATCA aaattttcaatttgctgTGGCGCGTAAAACACTCGGTCGTGAAGAAAGAAATGATGTTTTGTTGTTTGAACAACGTCAGGCTTTCAGTTCGTTAAGAGCGATAAGGGCCGGTAAAAGAATCGGCAGTATACGAACAGGTCATCGTGTTCGCGAATATTATCCTGGCGTTGTGCCCCAAATTTCAGCTTCTAATACAAAACCCAATTCTAAACTACAAATATATCAA GATGACACACCTGGAGAAATAAAAAGCTCTAGCATACTGGATCATGTGCCTATAGAGGATTCTGTTCATAAAGAGAATACCATCAAGCCTGGACCATGGAATAGTGGAAACAAGAAAGGTCCATTAATAGCTTCTACTATAAAAACAGGCTTTAAAA tTCATGAAGATCAAAGTGATGATGCTGACatggagaaaattaaattattcccaAATCATATAGCTTTTTGTGATGGTAGTAAATGTCATGATAATTTAAGAGTGCCAGTATATGTAGCAGATGCAATAGATCCAAATATTGTACAGAAACCACATTATCCCAAAGAGCTAGTTTACACTGATAATGTCGATCGTAGTATGGAAGAGATTAGAGCACAACTTTATTTTGAAAg AAGAGCACAACTTTTGGAaaataaacatgaaatatCGATGATTTGTTTACGCGAAACTGATGGTGAATCTCAACCTCAATTGAGCAATTACGAGAATCTGTATCATTTACAAGAAATAGAAGAGCAGAAACTTAATCATCAAAGAAGAGAAGCTGAGATTAGTAGACAGAGACTCCAGGCCGAGCAACAAGAATTACAAAGACAGCaatatgaaattgaaaatcaGGTTCTAGAGACACAACGACAAGAAGCGGAACGAAGAGAATTGGAAAGGTTAGAGGCTGAGAAACTTGAGGCGCAACGAATAGAAGCGGAATTAAATACACAGCGCAAATTACAATCGTCGAATCAATTTATACATCAACATCACACTTTATCCTTGGCCGCTGATGCCGAGGAGCATCTACTCGGACAGAGTCTTACCGTAAACACGAAGGAAGCTATTTCGGTTGTACAGGGTCTGTGGCAATCTCCGGATACAACTATGCGCTTTCGTAATCATCCCGTGGCACCTAGAATAGTGGATTCAAGAAATAAGTTGCCATTCGATATACACATGGATAGCTCTATGACACAACACGCAATGTCTAGTAATAAGCTTCATCATCAGGGATATAACATGCAAGTTTATAATGATCAAGAGAATCATCAGAGTTATCATGCGCAACATCATAGTTACTCGGACCAAGAACAACATGTTGGATATGCAAATCATAGTTTGCAAAACAGTTATTATCAGATTCAG CAACATCATGATCATCAAGCGCAACAGTCCCAGCACCATCCTCGGCAGCACCACTCCCAACATcatcagcagcagcagcagcaccaAATGATTTCACCACATCAGCAAATGCACAGTGTGCATCATCAATCCCTCTCTCATTCGCAGCATTTGCAAGCATCTCATGGTCAAATGCCGCATCATCAGCCACACATTCATCATCATCAGTCTTCGCACAATCAACATATCTTGCATTCTCAGCAACCGCAGCATCAACATATGCAGCATATACAGCATCCCGTTTACGGTAACATGTTGCCTACCGACATCGGATATCAACAATATCCGACGTCAATGGAAGCTCCAGCTATGCTGCAACAGGATATAGAGCCACAGAAACAATTACATTTCTCGCCGTATAACGATCCGGACATTGAACCGAGCAAACCATACAGAATGCCACCCGAGTTACCATACATCAAGTCGCCTGGAATGAATCGTAAAGATATCAAATATCTCGAGAGTGCGGAGGACAAAGAGAACGCTATCGTCGTAGATTACAACGGTCCACTCGAAGAAAATATGATACCCAAATTAGATGAGAATAATCTGTATATTGATGAAAGTCTAGGTATAACTCCTCTTTCGACCATCAATGAAACATGTTATACAGAAGCCTTTAACACGCACTTAACAACTTCTACGCCAATGACTAATCATTTCAAGCCATCCTACAGAATGAAAGATGATCTGCAATTTCCAAATCAGAATGCTATCCAACC AATTGCGGAAACACCTAATGCAGAAGGTGATGATAAATTGAGTGTAATATTGGAATCCACACGGGAATATGTTTCAAGCAGTTCGGGTAGTACTAAAACTACTGGTTTGACTTTCGGATTAACGAGGGAAGATATGGCTCCTATTAAAGAACAATCTGTGGACACAA ttgaAGATGAGGAATCAAACGAAGCCCTGCTGTCTACGAATCAACTTTATGAGCAAAAACTACATGCCCAAATTCAAGCTGTTCACGCTCAAAGTCCGCGTACAGTACAACGAAATGTAGATCAGATAACATCTGAGATACAGAACAATTGCGATTTGAGAAAgtctataaatttacaatttaataatgaagaggaaaattcaaaaaagatCAATACTATGGATTGTGAGGAACACGAACCTATGGAACAAATAGAGGAAGAGCTGCCTTTTGAATTCCCTTCGAAAGATATAAATCCATTTGACAAAAATCTGATTGCTGGCctattgaagaaaattaaatttccacaATCTCAACATGCAGATggatatacaaaaatagataCCAATTTAAATAAGCTAGTGCCTTCTACCATGATTACGCTCG GCACAGAAGCGTATGATTTAGAAAAGTGCCTTGGGAAAGGAATGTATGGAACAGTTTTTAAAGCAGTCAATTTACAAACAGGTGAAACCGTTGCCCTTAAAACGCAAAAGCCCGCTTGGATTTGGGAATATTATATCGTAAGAGAGATAAAAGCGCGTCTTACAAATCCACATAtg tTACGCGGTTTTATGGATGTAACAATGGCCTATGTGGCCAACAATGGAAGTGTATTAGTTTcagaatattctaaatttgGAACATTATTAGCAGTGACGAATCAGATAAAAATCGCCACCGGCAAACCTCTGATGGAGCCTCtagctattttttttacaatcgaAATGCTTCAAATCGTGGAGTACTTACATAATTGCCAAATAATACATGGAGATATAAAgccagataattttttattaatgcgaCT ACCTACGCAAGATGTAAGGCCAACAATACAATTGATAGATTTCGGATGTAGTATAGATATGAAATTATTGCCGGAAAATACAACATTCACTCAAGTCATAAAAACGGAAGACTTTACGTGTATCGAAATGCAAACTGGAAGACCATGGACATATCAGACCGATTTATATTGTCTAGCGGCGACCAGTCATTGCTTGCTATTTGGCAATTATATGAAAGTATCTAACGTAGGCGGCCGTTGGTTTATTGCCTCGAAATTACCAAG GTATGCTAAAAAGGATGCTTGGGAACAATTTTTCACAGAACTATTAAATATCGAGTGTTGTGAGAAAATGCCCAATTTggcaaaattgagaaatatgaTGGAGGAAACGCTAGCAAAGATGCCGGAGGCGCAAACGAAATTTCGGACTTTTGTCAACATTCTTAACAAACGATAA